In one window of Mus pahari chromosome 3, PAHARI_EIJ_v1.1, whole genome shotgun sequence DNA:
- the LOC110319184 gene encoding olfactory receptor 998-like produces MEGKNETPVSEFLFLGLTNHLYQKIVLFNMLLFVYLVTMGGNLGMVTLIWADPRLHTPMYFFLSHLSFVDMCSSSSIAPRMLYDIFTEKKAISFVGCAIQSWFAGLFVGTECFLLAAMAYDRDTAICKSLLYTLIMSKRVCAQLVVGPYAFAIINITTHTTLAFCLPFCGSNTINHFFCDVSPLFSLACADSWVNKVVLFVLSGAIGVFSCLIIIVSYVSILMTILKIQTADGKRKAFSTCSSHLAAVSILYGTLFFIYVRPSASFSLNINKMISLFYTVVIPMLNPLIYSLRNKEVKGAFRRKVQKKHFPAGR; encoded by the exons atggaaggaaagaatgagacCCCAGTGAGTGAGTTTCTATTTCTGGGCCTCACAAATCATCTCTATCAGAAGATTGTACTTTTCAACATGCTCCTCTTTGTTTATCTTGTGACAATGGGGGGCAACTTGGGTATGGTCACTCTAATATGGGCGGATCCCAGACTGCATACACCTATGTActtttttcttagccatttgtcTTTTGTAGATATGTGTTCCTCTTCTTCCATAGCTCCTAGGATGCTGTATGATATCTTTACAGAGAAAAAAGCCATCTCCTTTGTGGGTTGTGCTATACAGTCATGGTTTGCTGGTCTTTTTGTGGGAACTGAATGTTTCCTCCTAGCTGCCATGGCATATGATCGGGATACAGCCATTTGCAAGTCCTTACTGTATACTCTAATAATGTCCAAGAGGGTCTGTGCACAG CTGGTTGTAGGGCCATATGCCTTTGCTATTATAAATATCACAACTCATACAACCTTGGCTTTTTGCTTACCGTTCTGTGGTTCAAATACCATCaaccatttcttctgtgatgtcTCTCCACTTTTTTCATTGGCATGCGCTGACTCCTGGGTTAATAAGGTTgtgctttttgttctttctggagCCATAGGAGTGTTCAGTTGTCTGATCATCATAGTCTCCTATGTCAGCATCTTGATGACAATTTTGAAGATTCAAACTGCTGATGGGAAACGAAAAGCCTTCTCTACTTGTTCCTCTCACTTGGCAGCTGTCTCCATTTTATACGGGacacttttctttatttacgttcgACCCAGTGCAAGTTTTTCCTTGAACATCAACAAAatgatttctctgttttatacTGTGGTGATCCCCATGCTGAACCCCCTCATCTATAGCCTGAGGAACAAAGAAGTGAAAGGTGCATTCAGGAGAAAAgtgcaaaagaaacattttccagCTGGTAGGTAA